The Gloeomargarita sp. SRBZ-1_bins_9 region CAGAGGCATATCGGCTTCAAGCGGGACGGCAAAGGGTTAAAAGTGGCTCCCCAGATTCTAGAGCTTTTATCGCCTGCCGACCTGATTCGCCAGCTTCCCCACGTCATCGAGTCCTATGTCAAAAACGCCAAAAATCCCGCCACACCCAAGCGCTTAGAAAAGTTAGATTTAACCCCCCAGGAGCGGCAATTTTTGGCTCGAGGCGCTGACTTAAGGGCCGATCGTTTAGCTGAATTTATTACCTTTGTGCAACGGGAGTTTTTCAGCTGCTGTATCCCTGAATTTACGCGTTGGATGCTGGAGAAATTGGAGCTAGCAACCGAATTCAGGCCCGAACAAACGCAGGAGCAAGCCGGCGGCGTGATTTACGGCTGGTATCGGGCAGCGGCCCACTTTATTGCCCAGCATGCTACTTGGGATGACCGACAGGCGATGGAACATTTACAAACCCTAGCCAACGACCTGGCCAGCTGGGCCGCGCAAAGGCAATTACTGCCGGTGCAGAGCAGTCCAACTCAGACCACCTTTCGTGAATATTTAGCCCACTATTTAGAGCTACAGGGCTGGGAGCCATCAGCACCGGCAGTGGCTACTGAACTCAGTCGTTATACAGAAGCCAAAACCCGTGAGGCCCAGGCTCCACTTTGTTCCCTCAGCTCCGGCGAATTTGACACCGAAGAGCAGTTGGATTCGGTAGTGTTATTCAAGCCCCAGCAATATAGCAACAAAAATCCCCTAGGTGGGCGGCAAGTTAAGCGGGGGATTTCTCGGATATGGGCCTTAGAAATGCTGTTGCGTCGGACTTTTTGGTCCGCCCAGCGTATACCCGAAGAAGACCAAAACCCCATCTTTTTGTATCTGTTTCCGGCCTATGTGTATTCGCCAGCTGTAGCCCAGGCCATTCGCCTACTCGTCAAAGAACTTAAGTCGGTGAACTTTTGGGACCTGCATCGTTATTGGCTCGAGCAGGGCATGGAGGTCAGTAGCCTGCGCCACTACAACTGGCTATTAACCCCTGATGACCGTTGCACTTCCTCGCGGCAGACCTACACGCGAGAAGATTTGCCCTTTTTAGCCGTTACCTACACCACCACCCGCGGCAAAACGGTGGCCGAAGCCTGGGTAGAACCCCTATTTTTGGGACTGCTGTTGCCGTATTTACTAGGCATTAAAGTAGTGGTTACCCCCAGTCCCATTCCCCTGTACGACAGCGACAGTGACTTTCTAGAATCCATCAAATTAGACGGTCCACCTGATTTTTGGCACGTGTTGGCGTTACCGACTTCCATCTATCTGCGCAACTGGACCCAGCAGCAAGTTCAAGACCTGGGGCAGATGCTGAATCGTTTACTGGTGGCCTACAGCCTACATTTGAGCAGTCGGGGGCAGCCCCCTGATGCCCGTTGGCAGGACCTACCGCGCACCATTCGCGACGTCCAAACGGACATTTGGTTTCTCTTTGCCATTGCCCAAGAAGGATTACGCAACGGTAACCGTAAACCCAGTGCCCAGGAAGTGAAGCGTTACTGGCACTATGCAGAACTTTGGTCACAAGGAGATGTTGCTATGCAAACCAAACTCAAAATCACCCAGCGATTGGTGGAGGAATACCGCCAGTTTTATCGGCCCCGTCTGGAGGAATCCAGCCACACTTTGCTATTGCCTTTAACCAAGGCTCTCGACCACATCCTATCCGTTCCTGAGGATTGGGACGATGAAGAGATCATCCTGCAGGGGGCCGGCATTTTACAGGACGCCATCAAGCGGCAGGAAGTGGCCAAACGCCCCATCATGTGTGATAAAAGCAAACCGTTTGCCGAGCGGCGCCGTCTTGAACTCCAAGCCATTTATCAGTTTATGTCCACTTGTGTCCATGAGTTGTTTTGCCAGCTGTGCAAAGGAGACCGCGCCCTGTTGCAAAAACATCGCAACCGGTTAAAATCCGGTGCCGAATTTGCCTATTGCCTTCTGGCCCTTCAGAATGAACAAGCCCAAGCAGGTTTAGCCCAACCCAACTAAACTAAAGGAGGTGTATCATGACCACCAAGAAACTACCCATTCAATCAGAGGCTCTGCAGGCTCTGCAGTCTCAACTGCATAAAGCTTTTCCCCGGCTGGCTTCTGGGAAATACGTTCACTTTTTCCTAGTGCGTCACAGTCGTTCCTTCCCCGTTTTTCAAACCGATGGGGTGCTCAATACTGCCCGCGTACAGGCTGGTTTACAATCAACCAAGATGATGAGCCGACTGGTGATATTCAAGCGCAAGCAAGTGACCCCTGAGCGGTTGATGGGGCGGGAGTTATTGCGGGCTTTAGGACTCACCAGTGGCAACGAAGGTGACGCCAACTACTGCCAGTACAACGGCGAAAACACCTGCAAAAAATGCCCCGATTGCATTATTTATGGCTTTGCCATTGGCAATCAAGGGTCTGAGCGCTCCAAGGTATATTCCGACTCCGCCTTTTCGCTGACCCCCTATGAAATTTCCCACCAAAGTTTTACCTTTAATGCCCCCTCCGAAGCTGGGACCATGAGTGAGCAGGGCGAAATGCGCAGTTCTATCAACGAACTGGACCATGTGCTGCCTGAGGTTAACTTTCCGGCAGTGGAAACCCTGCGTGACCCCACGTGGGAAGCCTTTATTTACGTACTGGGGAACTTGCTACGCACCAAACGTTACGGCGCCCAAGAATCGCGCACGGGTACCATGACCAACCACATTGTCGGCATTGCCCTATGCGATGGTGAAGTCTTTAGCAATTTACACTTCACCCAAGCCCTGTATGATGCCCTCAAAGCCCGAGGTGAGATCAACGGTCCCATTGCCGATATTTGCCAGCAGGCCAGTCAAGTAGCGCAAGAATTGCTCACCCAGGAACCTGTCACCAAACAACAGCTCATCTTTGGTGAAGCTCTAGAGCAACTGCTTGCCGATGTAACCCACATTTATCAAAGCAGTGACCAACTGCGAACTGTACTTGAAACCCTCTACGGGCAAACCACCACCTATGCCCAGGAGTACGGTGCGTTGCATGGAGCTAAAGAAGAGGGCAAGAGAAAGGGGCGTAAGCGCCGGGACCAGGGGGATGAGTCCGATGCTACTGAGAGCGAGCAGGAAACCCTCTTTTAGTTGGGAGCAGGATCATGCCCATTTACCAATGCACCTTGACCCTGCATGACAATGTCTTTTTTGCCACCCGCGAGATGGGAATTCTCTACGAAACAGAGAAGTATCTCCACAACTGGGCACTGAGTTATGCCCTATTTGCAGGCATCCACGTCATGCAGTCGTACCGGCTGGTGGGTCCAGACGCCCAGCGCCCTAGCTACCTTGACCCCACCAGTGAGCAAAATCTCTTACCACTCAATAAGGAGGGAATTTATGTATTTCCAGCCAAACCGTTGCAATGGTCCTACCAGGTTCATACGTTTAAGGCAGCCCAAGTTCACTACTATGCTGAAGCGGTGAAATTTGGCGACTGCACCGGCAATTTTCCTATCAATTACGGGCGGGCAAAGGAGCTGGCTGTAGGTAGTATTTATCAAACCTACATCCTTGCCCCAGAAACGGTTCAGATTCCCCGCTGGATACGGCTGGGCAAGTGGGCAGCTAAGGTCCATGTCCAGATACAGACCATTGCCGAGGTTGAATCTGGTTCCGGTAGCTACATCTGCACCCATCCTCTCAACCCACTGGATTTACCCCCGGCAACCCGCCTCCTTCTCTACAACCGCATTGTCATGCCCCCCAGTAGTTTAGTCAGCCATGCTCAACTGGAAGGGGACTATTGGCTCATTGAAAAAAGAACATACCTACCCCGAGGAGTTGCCTATGGAGCTAACTACCCCCAAATCCACAGCCCTACATGCCCTAGTCATTGAATTAGTTGCTAGCCAGAAAGGCGAACTACCCAACCACTGCGGGCGGGCCATTTATGCCCAGGTTTTACGGTGGATTCAGTTTGGTAATCCCGAGCTAGCCCAAGCTATCCACGATGGTTCAGAATCCCCCCTGTCCCTGTCAGACTTACTCACCAAAAAAAAAATCGTCGAGTGCACGAAGGGGATGAGTGTTTTTTTCGTATGGGGATATTGGATGGCAGCATTCTTGAGCCATTACTAGTGGGTCTGGAGCGCTGGGAGCAAAAACCTTTGCACTTAGCAGGCTGTTCATTTTTTCTCAAAGAAGTCTGCATGTTACCTGGTACCAATCCCTGGGTAGGTTCCGCCGATTACACTCTTCTAGCCAAGATGGCCCAGCCTATAGATAGTCTTCAACTCCATTTTGTTTCACCAACCAGGTTCAAGCTGCATGATGGTCAGGGTATCCAACCATTTCCCTTACCGGAGTTGGTGTTTGGCAACTTGCAGCGGCGCTGGAATGCTTTTGCACCAGAATCTCTGCAAATTGCCAAAGTCAATTGGCAAATTCTGGTGTCCCATTTCGATCTAAAAACACGAAAGATTTACATGGAAAACACAACGGAGATTGGAGTAGTTGGCCGTGTGCGTTATGTTTTTCATGATCGGGAGCAATCCCGTCTTGCTAGTCAGTTAGCTCACTTTGCATTTTTCTCAGGTGTTGGTCGCAAAACATCTATGGGAATGGGCCAAGTGGTTTTGGAGGAATAACTATGGATGATTTTTTCTTGCCTTTAGCTTATCTGAATGCTTGGGAGTACTGTCCGAGACGTTTTTACCTCGAGTGTGTTTGTGGCGAGTGGGAGGATAATGAATATACCCTCATGGGCCAGCATGTGCATCGGTCTGTGCAGGTGGTAGGGGCGTTGCAAGAGAGTGGAAAGCGCGTGTTCCAACAGCAGTGGGTTTGGAGTGAAAAGCTAAAGGTCGGTGGCATCATTGACCGGGTAGAAGTACACAATGGCCAACTTGTGCCGGTGGAGTACAAAAAGGGAAGAATGGGCCGTTATCTAAACGACCATTTCCAATTATGCGCTGCTGCCTTGTGTCTGGAGGAACGAACAGGGGTAACTATTCCGTACGGTGAAATCTTCTACCACGGCAGTCGGCGGCGACAACAGGTGTATTTTACAGCAGATTTACGCCAGGCTACTGCCAAAGCAATTGCATCGGTCTACCAGGCTATGAATGGACCTGTTCCTGCGCCCATATCCCATCAAGGTAAATGTGCAGCCTGCAGCATCTATAACATCTGTTTACCCCGAGAAGTGCGACATTTGCAGCAGGAGCGACAGTCATGACAGTTCTATACATTACCCAACGGGAAGCAGTGATTAGCAAAGCCTATGAGGCCTTTGAAATTACGCTCAAACAGGCAGATGGTTCGTGGAAAAAGTCAACGATTCCGGTTCAGACTGTTAACCAAATTGTCTTATTTGGTAACCCTCGCCTGACGGGTGATGCACTCATGTATGCGTTGGAGCTAGGTATCACAGTGCATTACCTATCAAGTTTTGGAAAGTACTTAGGTTCGACTTTGCCTAGTTGTTCTCGCAATGGGCAGTTACGTCTAGCCCAGTACCAGTGTTATCAAGATGCAGACCGGTGTTTACATTTGGTGAAGACTATTGTTGCTGCTAAGATTACGAATCAATACACTGTTTTATATCGCCGAGGTTACCGGTCTATTTCTCTCAAACGGTATAAATCTGAACTACAGAAGCAGACCAATTTAGAGCAGGTGCGGGGTATTGAGGGTACGGCTGCGCGAGAGTATTTTGCCTGCTGGCCAACGCTTTTGGGGGATGAGTGGGGCTTTCGGGGACGTTATCGCCGCCCACCCACTGATCCGGTCAATGCACTGCTCAGCTTTGCCTATGGTTTATTGCGGGTGCAAGTGACTGCTGCTGTACATCTAGCAGGATTAGATCCCTACATTGGCTACCTGCATGCAGTAACGCGGGGACAGCCGGCATTAGTTTTGGATTTGATGGAGGAATTTCGTCCCTTGGTAGCTGATAATCTGGTGCTGACAGTGCTTAAAAACCGTGAGCTAAAACGACAGGATTTTTGTGATAGTTTAGGTGCCTACCAACTAACAGAGGGAGCACGTAAAACTTTCTTGGAGGCTTTTGAGAAAAAAATTCAGGATGAATTCCAACACTCAGTTTTTGGCTACCGCTGTACCTACCGGCGCGCAATTGAGCTGCAAGCGCGGTTACTAGCCCGTCATTTACAAGAAGGCGTGCCCTATCAACCCTTGGTGCTGCGTTAGGCTATGACTACTCTCTTCTACTTAATTATCTACGACCTACCCGATACAAAAGCGGGCAATAAACGCCGCAATCGTCTGCATAAATTGCTGTCTGGCTATGGCAAATGGACGCAATACAGCGTATTTGAGTGCTTTTTAACAGCTACCCAGTTTACCAAGCTTCAGGTACAAATTGAGAAGCTTATCAAGCCCCAGGAGGACTCGGTGCGCATCTACGTTTTGGATGCCGGAGCTGTGAGGCGGACCCTGACCTACGGTTCGGATAAGCCCCGCCCAGACAAAGTGCTGATTATCTGAGGGCAATTTCACAATGATTTAACCGACAGCCCCTTGTCCGACCGGGGGGAGTGCTGATTATAATGGTATTCGTGAACCTCAGTGGGGGCCAAAATCCTAGGGGGTTCACGAAAACCGCCAGAACCTGGACAAAACGATAGTTGAGCCTGTGATCGCCCAAGATTTGTTAGGGCAATGTACTAAAGAAAGTGTCCTGATGGGGGACCTTCACGAAAAGTGGCGCCAGACATCCCGGTAGGCGGGCTTTTTCAGGCGAGGGCCTCTCAAACTCTTCATCCCGGTATGCGGGATTGAAACTATCTTAAATACCTTTGACGGGTACCGCTCTACCGCTCTCAAACTCTTCATCCCGGTATGCGGGATTGAAACCTGTAGCGACTGAGATAACCCAGGGCGACCTGGTGACTCTCAAACTCTTCATCCCGGTATGCGGGATTGAAACTCCTTTAATTGTTTTCACGCAGGAGGTAGGAGACACCTCTCAAACTCTTCATCCCGGTATGCGGGATTGAAACTACTTCAAGGGAGCGCTGGTGAGTGCCGCTCGATTTCTCTCAAACTCTTCATCCCGGTATGCGGGATTGAAACTACTGCCGAACCACAACCCTAAGCCGCGCGGATGGCCTCTCAAACTCTTCATCCCGGTATGCGGGATTGAAACTTTGTGGTTGTTTGTGGCATGCTGTACTTTTTCGGACTCTCTCA contains the following coding sequences:
- the cas7d gene encoding type I-D CRISPR-associated protein Cas7/Csc2, yielding MTTKKLPIQSEALQALQSQLHKAFPRLASGKYVHFFLVRHSRSFPVFQTDGVLNTARVQAGLQSTKMMSRLVIFKRKQVTPERLMGRELLRALGLTSGNEGDANYCQYNGENTCKKCPDCIIYGFAIGNQGSERSKVYSDSAFSLTPYEISHQSFTFNAPSEAGTMSEQGEMRSSINELDHVLPEVNFPAVETLRDPTWEAFIYVLGNLLRTKRYGAQESRTGTMTNHIVGIALCDGEVFSNLHFTQALYDALKARGEINGPIADICQQASQVAQELLTQEPVTKQQLIFGEALEQLLADVTHIYQSSDQLRTVLETLYGQTTTYAQEYGALHGAKEEGKRKGRKRRDQGDESDATESEQETLF
- the cas1d gene encoding type I-D CRISPR-associated endonuclease Cas1d; its protein translation is MTVLYITQREAVISKAYEAFEITLKQADGSWKKSTIPVQTVNQIVLFGNPRLTGDALMYALELGITVHYLSSFGKYLGSTLPSCSRNGQLRLAQYQCYQDADRCLHLVKTIVAAKITNQYTVLYRRGYRSISLKRYKSELQKQTNLEQVRGIEGTAAREYFACWPTLLGDEWGFRGRYRRPPTDPVNALLSFAYGLLRVQVTAAVHLAGLDPYIGYLHAVTRGQPALVLDLMEEFRPLVADNLVLTVLKNRELKRQDFCDSLGAYQLTEGARKTFLEAFEKKIQDEFQHSVFGYRCTYRRAIELQARLLARHLQEGVPYQPLVLR
- the cas2 gene encoding CRISPR-associated endonuclease Cas2, which gives rise to MTTLFYLIIYDLPDTKAGNKRRNRLHKLLSGYGKWTQYSVFECFLTATQFTKLQVQIEKLIKPQEDSVRIYVLDAGAVRRTLTYGSDKPRPDKVLII
- the cas5d gene encoding type I-D CRISPR-associated protein Cas5/Csc1, whose amino-acid sequence is MPIYQCTLTLHDNVFFATREMGILYETEKYLHNWALSYALFAGIHVMQSYRLVGPDAQRPSYLDPTSEQNLLPLNKEGIYVFPAKPLQWSYQVHTFKAAQVHYYAEAVKFGDCTGNFPINYGRAKELAVGSIYQTYILAPETVQIPRWIRLGKWAAKVHVQIQTIAEVESGSGSYICTHPLNPLDLPPATRLLLYNRIVMPPSSLVSHAQLEGDYWLIEKRTYLPRGVAYGANYPQIHSPTCPSH
- the cas10d gene encoding type I-D CRISPR-associated protein Cas10d/Csc3 — protein: MSLLRTLLLRTLPPETDPILRTYIETVVPAMEQKFGGITALGGSQEVHFHILQAKGDPQAAVKAQRYAQRPEQSLLVHVLNALSIAWQLIPYLETPLSDTEKRLLCLGLTLHDYNKWCAGDEQDPPLASDVAGIKALCASLGEKLNFAGFWPEWRTYLTEIGYLAQNTQAKVGTNLPKVNWEPFQIDDVTRLDMPLRWLLRFGDLAVHLQDPGDLVTSQTGQSLQETLCWLNLKQKLVYHRLRDCTGILTDGIHNAVLDAAKQRGWQPLIFFAQGVIYLAPPDALPPPLTELQDIIWQCISNVLSQRHIGFKRDGKGLKVAPQILELLSPADLIRQLPHVIESYVKNAKNPATPKRLEKLDLTPQERQFLARGADLRADRLAEFITFVQREFFSCCIPEFTRWMLEKLELATEFRPEQTQEQAGGVIYGWYRAAAHFIAQHATWDDRQAMEHLQTLANDLASWAAQRQLLPVQSSPTQTTFREYLAHYLELQGWEPSAPAVATELSRYTEAKTREAQAPLCSLSSGEFDTEEQLDSVVLFKPQQYSNKNPLGGRQVKRGISRIWALEMLLRRTFWSAQRIPEEDQNPIFLYLFPAYVYSPAVAQAIRLLVKELKSVNFWDLHRYWLEQGMEVSSLRHYNWLLTPDDRCTSSRQTYTREDLPFLAVTYTTTRGKTVAEAWVEPLFLGLLLPYLLGIKVVVTPSPIPLYDSDSDFLESIKLDGPPDFWHVLALPTSIYLRNWTQQQVQDLGQMLNRLLVAYSLHLSSRGQPPDARWQDLPRTIRDVQTDIWFLFAIAQEGLRNGNRKPSAQEVKRYWHYAELWSQGDVAMQTKLKITQRLVEEYRQFYRPRLEESSHTLLLPLTKALDHILSVPEDWDDEEIILQGAGILQDAIKRQEVAKRPIMCDKSKPFAERRRLELQAIYQFMSTCVHELFCQLCKGDRALLQKHRNRLKSGAEFAYCLLALQNEQAQAGLAQPN
- the cas6 gene encoding CRISPR system precrRNA processing endoribonuclease RAMP protein Cas6 — its product is MHEGDECFFRMGILDGSILEPLLVGLERWEQKPLHLAGCSFFLKEVCMLPGTNPWVGSADYTLLAKMAQPIDSLQLHFVSPTRFKLHDGQGIQPFPLPELVFGNLQRRWNAFAPESLQIAKVNWQILVSHFDLKTRKIYMENTTEIGVVGRVRYVFHDREQSRLASQLAHFAFFSGVGRKTSMGMGQVVLEE
- the cas4 gene encoding CRISPR-associated protein Cas4 codes for the protein MDDFFLPLAYLNAWEYCPRRFYLECVCGEWEDNEYTLMGQHVHRSVQVVGALQESGKRVFQQQWVWSEKLKVGGIIDRVEVHNGQLVPVEYKKGRMGRYLNDHFQLCAAALCLEERTGVTIPYGEIFYHGSRRRQQVYFTADLRQATAKAIASVYQAMNGPVPAPISHQGKCAACSIYNICLPREVRHLQQERQS